From Alkalidesulfovibrio alkalitolerans DSM 16529, a single genomic window includes:
- a CDS encoding helix-turn-helix domain-containing protein produces the protein MDKAYKEIAPRLRALREAVGMSVEEMARAAEIDADEVRRFESGQHEIPVSFLFKAAKACGVDTTELISGAGAHLRSYSVVRKGEGLAVERRATYDYKSLAYRFAGRKMEPFLVTVPPKEPGELDFNAHSGQEFIHVMEGRLELTLGDSVLVLEPGDSLYFDSHVRHALRGLDGKPARFIDVII, from the coding sequence ATGGACAAGGCATACAAAGAGATTGCCCCCAGACTGCGAGCCCTGCGCGAGGCCGTGGGTATGAGCGTGGAGGAAATGGCCCGCGCCGCCGAGATCGACGCGGACGAGGTGCGCCGCTTCGAGTCCGGGCAGCACGAAATCCCGGTCAGCTTCCTCTTCAAGGCCGCCAAGGCCTGCGGCGTGGACACAACGGAACTCATTTCCGGCGCGGGCGCGCACCTGCGCTCCTACTCGGTGGTCAGGAAGGGCGAGGGGCTCGCGGTGGAGCGCCGCGCCACCTACGACTACAAGTCCCTGGCCTATCGCTTCGCGGGCCGTAAGATGGAGCCCTTCCTCGTCACCGTGCCGCCCAAGGAGCCCGGCGAGCTCGACTTCAACGCCCATTCGGGCCAGGAGTTCATCCATGTGATGGAGGGCCGCCTGGAACTGACGCTGGGCGACTCCGTGCTCGTCCTCGAACCCGGCGACAGCCTCTATTTCGACTCCCACGTCCGCCACGCCCTGCGCGGCCTGGACGGCAAGCCCGCCCGCTTCATCGACGTTATCATCTAG